The following coding sequences lie in one Erwinia amylovora genomic window:
- a CDS encoding anion permease: protein MKKPSIISETAKAPPASVRRTKRPIVLFIPVLVAVLLLLAPVPHGLEPYAWRFFAIFVGVIVGLIFEPLPGAVIGLTGVVVIALFSQWLLFSPAELANPSFRTASQAFKWAVSGFGNSTVWLIFGAFMFAAGYDKTQFGRRLALILVKYLGRRSLTLGYAITFADLLLAPFTPSNTARSGGTLYPVIANLPPLYGSKPGDPSARKIGSYLMWVAIAATCITSSMFLSALAPNLLAVALVKSVVGFDISWGMWFIAFLPPGLLLLLTMPLLAYWFYPPEVKLNDDVPRWAASELEKLGRLTRNEILLLVFVVSALLMWIFATAWIEPAMAALVVMVLMLWTGVLNWNDITSNKPAWNTFVWFATLVALADGLARVGFIAWLGGEGGRLLHGYNPQVSAVVLLVSFFLLHYLFASTTAHTTALLPAMLTIAASIPGINMPVFCLMMCTSLGIMGIITPYGTGPSPIYYGSGYLPVKDYWRQGTIFGAIFLCLLMLIGYPWMVMMF from the coding sequence ATGAAAAAACCCTCCATTATCAGTGAAACTGCCAAGGCTCCTCCTGCTTCTGTCCGGCGTACAAAACGGCCGATCGTGCTATTTATCCCGGTGCTGGTTGCGGTATTGCTGCTGCTGGCTCCGGTTCCACACGGGCTGGAACCTTATGCATGGCGCTTTTTCGCTATCTTCGTCGGGGTGATCGTCGGCCTGATTTTTGAACCATTGCCGGGGGCAGTTATCGGCCTGACCGGCGTGGTGGTCATCGCCCTGTTCAGCCAATGGCTATTGTTCAGCCCGGCAGAACTTGCCAACCCCTCTTTCAGAACCGCCAGCCAGGCTTTTAAATGGGCAGTCAGTGGCTTCGGTAACTCTACGGTCTGGCTGATCTTCGGCGCATTTATGTTTGCCGCCGGCTATGACAAAACGCAGTTTGGTCGCCGCCTGGCGTTGATTTTGGTAAAATATCTCGGTCGGCGCAGTTTAACGCTGGGCTATGCCATCACCTTCGCCGACCTGCTGTTGGCACCGTTTACGCCGTCCAACACCGCTCGCAGCGGCGGTACTCTCTATCCGGTTATTGCTAACCTGCCGCCGCTCTACGGTTCAAAACCCGGCGATCCCAGTGCGCGCAAAATTGGCTCCTACCTGATGTGGGTAGCAATCGCTGCAACCTGTATCACCAGCTCAATGTTCCTTTCAGCACTGGCCCCTAATCTGCTTGCCGTGGCATTGGTAAAAAGCGTGGTCGGCTTCGATATCTCATGGGGCATGTGGTTTATTGCCTTCCTGCCGCCTGGCCTGCTGTTACTGCTTACCATGCCGCTACTGGCATACTGGTTCTATCCGCCAGAAGTCAAGTTGAATGACGATGTGCCGCGCTGGGCGGCGAGCGAACTGGAAAAGCTGGGCCGGCTCACCCGCAATGAGATCCTGCTACTGGTGTTCGTGGTTTCTGCCTTGCTGATGTGGATTTTTGCTACTGCATGGATTGAACCCGCAATGGCTGCCCTGGTGGTGATGGTACTGATGCTGTGGACCGGCGTACTGAACTGGAACGACATCACCAGTAATAAACCGGCCTGGAATACCTTTGTCTGGTTCGCTACCCTGGTAGCACTGGCGGATGGTCTGGCTCGGGTCGGATTTATTGCCTGGCTGGGCGGTGAGGGTGGCCGGTTGCTGCACGGCTATAACCCGCAAGTCTCCGCGGTGGTGTTGCTGGTATCCTTTTTCCTGCTGCACTATCTGTTTGCCAGTACCACCGCGCATACCACTGCGCTGTTACCTGCAATGCTCACCATTGCCGCTTCAATACCGGGCATTAATATGCCGGTATTTTGCCTGATGATGTGCACCTCGCTGGGCATCATGGGGATTATCACGCCGTACGGTACGGGGCCAAGCCCGATTTACTATGGCAGCGGGTACCTGCCTGTAAAAGACTACTGGCGCCAGGGAACGATCTTCGGAGCCATCTTCCTCTGCCTGCTCATGCTGATTGGCTATCCGTGGATGGTGATGATGTTCTGA